The nucleotide sequence AAATGGCTACAGGAGCTGGGGCAGATAGAATTTCAGATGGGATGAGGTTAGCGTTTGGAAAACCAATTGGAACAGCTGCAAGAGTTAGAGAAGGACAAGCAATTATGACAGTATGGGTAAACCCTGACAAATTCCCAGCTGCAAAGGAAGCTTTAAGAAGAGCTGCAATGAAATTACCAGTTCCATGTAGAGTAGTTATTGAGCAAGGAAAAGAGTTAATTAAGCAGTAAAAATCCTTAATTTATTTTTTCTATTTTTAAATAATTAACTTAAATGTCTATTGCTATTTTATTATCAACAAATTTATCCATATATTTAAATGTATCTAAAAAATAAAAAGTTTATATAATCCCCTATATATTGTTAATTGTCTAAAACAAAAAAGGGGATAACAATGAAATTCATTGCATGGTTGGATGAACTCTCAAATAAAGATGTTAATATTGCTGGAGGTAAAGGAGCTTCATTGGGAGAGATGTGGAACGCTGGATTGCCAGTTCCACCAGCATTTGTTGTTACTGCTGATGCATACAGACACTTTATAAAAGAGACAGGCTTAATAGATAAAATGAAAGAAATTTTAAGCGGTTTGGATGTTAATGACACAGATGCATTAACAGAAGCATCAAAGAAAATTAGAAAATTAATTGAAGAGGCAGAGATGCCAGAAGATTTGAGATTGGCTATTATTGAGGCATACAATAGATTATCAGAAATGTGTAATGAGGATGAGGTAACAGTAGCTGTTAGAAGTTCTGCAACTGCTGAAGATTTGCCCGAAGCAAGTTTTGCAGGACAGCAAGATACTTACTTAAATATAAAAGGAGCTGAGAATGTAGTTAAATATGTTCAAAAATGTTTCTCATCATTATTTACACCAAGGGCTATTTTCTATAGAGAACAGCAAGGATTTGACCACTTTAAAGTAGCTTTAGCTGCAGTTGTTCAAAAGTTGGTTAATGCTGAAAAGGCAGGGGTTATGTTTACAGTAAATCCAATTAACGAAAATTACGATGAGTTAGTTATTGAGGCAGCATGGGGTTTAGGGGAAGGAGTTGTTAGCGGTTCTGTTTCCCCAGATACATACATTGTTAATAAAAAGACCTTAGAAATTATTGATAAGTATATAGCAAGAAAGGAGACAATGTTTGTTAAGGATGAGAAAGGAGAGACAAAAGTTATTGAAGTCCCTGATGATATGAAGGAGAAGCAAGTTTTAACAGATGAAGAAATTAAAGAATTGGCTAAAATTGGATTGAATATTGAGAAACATTATGGAAAACCAATGGATGTTGAATGGGCTCATGAAAAAGGTAAATTCTACATGCTTCAAGCAAGACCAATTACAACATTGAAAAAAGGTAAGAAAGAGAAAAAAGCAAAAGAAGAAGAAATTGAAGCAAAGATATTATTAAAAGGTATTGGAGCTTCACCAGGAATTGCTACTGGAACTGTTAAGATAATTAGGGATGTTAGTGAGATAGACAAAGTTAAAGAAGGAGATATCTTAGTTACAAAGATGACCACACCAGATATGGTCCCAGCAATGAAAAAAGCCGCTGCTATTGTAACAGATGAGGGAGGATTAACCTGTCACGCAGCAATTGTTTCAAGAGAGCTTGGAACACCATGTGTTGTTGGAACAAAGAAAGCTACAGAGATTTTGAAAGATGGAATGATTGTTACAGTTGATGGAGAGAAAGGAATTGTATATGAAGGGGAGATTAAAAAAGTTGAAGAGAAAAAGCCAGAAGCAGTAGCAGTTATCCAGCAAGCTCCAATTATCACAGCTACAGAAGTTAAAGTTAATGTCAGTATGCCAGAGGTTGCTGAGAGAGCGGCAGCAACAGGAGCAGATGGAGTTGGGTTATTAAGAGCAGAGCACATGATATTAGGATTAGGTAAGCACCCAAGAAAGATTTTAGAGGAAGAAGGAGAAGATGCATTAATAGAGGCGTTAATGGAAGGAATTAGAAAGGTAGCAGATGCATTCTATCCAAGACCTGTAACTTATAGAACATTAGATGCTCCAACAGATGAGTTTAGAGGCTTAGAAGGGGGAGAAAACGAGCCAATAGAACACAACCCAATGTTAGGTTGGAGAGGAATTAGGAGAGGTTTAGATGAAGTTGATATCTTAAAATGCGAGTTAAAGGCAATTAAAAGATTAAGAGAAGAAGGATATAAGAATATAGAAATTATGATTCCTCTTGTAACTCATCCGGATGAAGTTAGAAAAGTTAAAGAAATTGCAAGAGAAGTAGGAATAGAGTTAGGTAAAGATATTCCATTTGGTATTATGGTTGAGACACCAGCAGCAGCTTTAATTATTGAGGAGTTTATAAAAGAAGGAATAAACTTTGTTAGCTTGGGGACAAATGATTTAACACAATACACAATAGCAATAGATAGAAATAATGAGTTGGTTTCAAAGTATTATAAGGAAGACCACCCTGCAGTGTTAAAATTGGTTGAGCATGTAATTAAAACATGTAAGAAACATGGTGTTAAAACATCAATTTGTGGGCAAGCTGGAAGCAGACCTCACATAGTTGAGAAGTTGGTTGAGTGGGGAATAGACAGTGTATCAGCAAACATTGATGCAGTAGAAACAATAAGAAGAGTTGTAGCAAGAACTGAGCAAAAAGTTATATTAAACTTCATAAGAAAATCATACTTAGAGAAGGAATAAATCCTTTTAATTTTTAAGTTTTTGTTTTTACATCTATTTTACCATGTATATTTTTAATAATCTAAATCTTTACTGTTTTCTGGTGATACGTTGAGAGGGTTTATAATTGGTAGATTTCAGCCATTTCACAAAGGACATTTAGAAGTGATAAAAAAGATAGCTGAGGAAGTTGATGAAATAATCATTGGGATTGGTAGTGCTCAAAAAAGTCATACCTTAGAAAATCCATTCACAGCTGGTGAGAGGATATTGATGATTACCCAATCACTTAAAGATTATAATTTAACCTATTATCCAATACCTATAAAAGATATTGAATTTAACTCTATTTGGGTTTCTTATGTTGAGTCTCTAACTCCTCCATTTGATATTGTGTATAGTGGAAACCCATTAGTTAGAGTTTTGTTTGAGGAGAGAGGATATAAAGTAAAAAAGCCAGAGATGTTTAATAGGAAAGAATATTCTGGAACTGAAATTAGGAGGAGAATGTTAAATGGAGAGAAATGGGAGCATTTAGTTCCTAAGGCAGTTGTTGATGTTATTAAAGAAATAAAAGGTGTTGAACGGCTTAGAAAATTAGCTCAAACAGACAAATTATAATATTAGTAGAGTGATACTATGGCAGAAGAAATAATCGATATAAAAAATCCAAAAGAAGTTATTGAATATCTCAAAAATATCGACACTGGAGAATATATTGAAATATATTTTGGAAGAGTTCATGTTGAAGGAAAATTAATGCACTACAATGAAGGGTTGGTAAGATTAGTTCATGAGAAATATGGTGTTATAGAGGTTGAGATTGAAAAAATATTAGATGATTTGTTAGAGTTAGCTCATACTAATGGAAATAAAAGAGTTGTGTTAAGGTTTTATTAGTCAATTATCAAAATAGACAACATTTTCTAAGGTTATTATTAACTATAAAAAATTTTGATGATTGACTACAATTCAGCTTTTTTATCCAAAACTAAGTTATTTATATTATTTTGGTAGTTATTATTTTAGCAAATTATTGGTAACCTAAAGAAATTTAGATTTTTTGATTTTATGTTTTAAATAATATAGACAATAAAATAGAGGAAACAAAGATTTTGAGGGAAATTATGCATTGGGCTGATGTAATTGCTGAAAAATTGATTGAAGAGAGAAAAGCAGATAAATATATCGTTGCGAGTGGAATAACACCTTCAGGACATATCCACGTAGGAAATGCAAGAGAAACATTGACAGCAGATGCAATCTATAAGGGATTAATAAATAAAGGAGTTGATGCAGAGTTAATTTTTATAGCAGACACTTACGACCCATTAAGGAAGTTATATCCATTTTTACCAAAAGAGTTTGAGCAATATATAGGAATGCCATTAAGTGAGATACCATGTCCAGAAGGTTGTTGTGAGAGCTATGCTGAACACTTTTTAAATCCATATTTAGAGAGTTTAGATGATTTGGGAGTTGAGCTAACAACATATAGAGCAGATGAAAACTACAAAAAAGGGCTTTATGATGAAAAGATAAAGATTGCCTTAGATAATAGAGAGAAAATCATGGAAATTTTAAATAAATTTAGAGCCAATCCTTTACCAGATGACTGGTGGCCAATAAACATAGTTTGTGAAAATTGTGGAAAATTAAAAACTAAGGTTGTAAAATACGATAGTGAGAAGGAGGAAGTAACTTATAAATGTGAGATATGTGGCTTTGAAAATACCGTCAAACCTTATAAAGGAAGAGCAAAACTCCCATGGAGAGTTGATTGGCCAGCAAGGTGGAGCATATTTAATGTAACTATTGAGCCAATGGGTAAAGACCATGCAGCAGCAGGGGGAAGTTACGATACAGGAGTTTTAATTGCTAAGGAAATTTACAACTATGAACCACCAAAAAAGGTTGTTTATGAATGGATTCAATTAAAGGTTGGAGATAAGGCAATTCCAATGAGTTCTTCAAAAGGAGTTGTGTTTGCTGTGAAGGATTGGACTCACATAGCTCATCCAGAGATTTTAAGATTCTTATTGTTGAGAAGTAAGCCAACAAAACACATTGACTTTGATTTAAAGAAAATTCCTGACTTGGTGGATGAGTATGATAGATTAGAGGATTTCTACTTTAACAATAAAGATAAAGATGAATTAAGTGAAGAGGAAGAGGAGAAGATAAGGATTTATGAATTATCAACACCAAAAATCCCTGAAAGCAAGCCATTTGTTATACCATATAGATTCTGCTCAATCATTGCTCAGCTAACTTATAATGAAGAAAAGGACGATGTTGATATGGAAAGAGTATTTGAAATATTAAGAAGAAATAATTACAGCATTGAAGATATTGATGAGTTCAGCATGAAAAAATTGAAAGATAGATTGTTAATGGCAAGAAACTGGGCTTTAAAATATGGGGAAAAGTTGGTTATAATTGATGAAAATGAGGCAAAAGAGATATACGAAAAATTGAAGGATAAGCAAAAAGAATGGATTAAATACTTTGCTGAAAAATTAAAAACAGCTGAATTTGATGCTTTAAACTTGCATGAGTTGATTTATCAAACAGCAAAAGAACTTGGCTTAAATCCGAGAGAGGCATTTCAAGCATCGTATATGATACTTTTAGGTAAAAAATACGGACCAAAGTTAGGGGCTTTCTTAGCAACTCTTGGAAAGGATTTTGTTATAAGAAGGTACTCACTATTTGAGTAATTATTTATTTTAATTAATTTTACTTTTTTGGTGGTAAGATGATAAAAATACATGCGTTAGAGGAAGTTAAAGGAAATTCTAAAGAAATTGTTGAAAAAGAATTTGAAAACTTAGCTAATGAGCTGAAAGAAAAATATAATGCCAAACTTAAATATGTAGATGAAGATATAGAAGAAGAAGGAAATTTAAAGTTTTATACAAAAATTGGAGAATTTGAGATAAATTTTAATAACTTTAAGGATTATATAAACTTCTGTTTAAAATATGGGGCAGATATTGAAGTTATAAAACCAGAAAAATTAAAACTCAAAGCTAATGAAATAAATGAAGTTTTGGCTTTAGTTATAAGTGCATTTAAATCATTTGTTGATACCTATAAGATTGGGTTTAACGTATATGTGAAAGAGAAAAAAGATATAGATG is from Methanocaldococcus bathoardescens and encodes:
- the ppsA gene encoding phosphoenolpyruvate synthase, with the protein product MKFIAWLDELSNKDVNIAGGKGASLGEMWNAGLPVPPAFVVTADAYRHFIKETGLIDKMKEILSGLDVNDTDALTEASKKIRKLIEEAEMPEDLRLAIIEAYNRLSEMCNEDEVTVAVRSSATAEDLPEASFAGQQDTYLNIKGAENVVKYVQKCFSSLFTPRAIFYREQQGFDHFKVALAAVVQKLVNAEKAGVMFTVNPINENYDELVIEAAWGLGEGVVSGSVSPDTYIVNKKTLEIIDKYIARKETMFVKDEKGETKVIEVPDDMKEKQVLTDEEIKELAKIGLNIEKHYGKPMDVEWAHEKGKFYMLQARPITTLKKGKKEKKAKEEEIEAKILLKGIGASPGIATGTVKIIRDVSEIDKVKEGDILVTKMTTPDMVPAMKKAAAIVTDEGGLTCHAAIVSRELGTPCVVGTKKATEILKDGMIVTVDGEKGIVYEGEIKKVEEKKPEAVAVIQQAPIITATEVKVNVSMPEVAERAAATGADGVGLLRAEHMILGLGKHPRKILEEEGEDALIEALMEGIRKVADAFYPRPVTYRTLDAPTDEFRGLEGGENEPIEHNPMLGWRGIRRGLDEVDILKCELKAIKRLREEGYKNIEIMIPLVTHPDEVRKVKEIAREVGIELGKDIPFGIMVETPAAALIIEEFIKEGINFVSLGTNDLTQYTIAIDRNNELVSKYYKEDHPAVLKLVEHVIKTCKKHGVKTSICGQAGSRPHIVEKLVEWGIDSVSANIDAVETIRRVVARTEQKVILNFIRKSYLEKE
- a CDS encoding nicotinamide-nucleotide adenylyltransferase → MRGFIIGRFQPFHKGHLEVIKKIAEEVDEIIIGIGSAQKSHTLENPFTAGERILMITQSLKDYNLTYYPIPIKDIEFNSIWVSYVESLTPPFDIVYSGNPLVRVLFEERGYKVKKPEMFNRKEYSGTEIRRRMLNGEKWEHLVPKAVVDVIKEIKGVERLRKLAQTDKL
- a CDS encoding DUF2097 family protein, yielding MAEEIIDIKNPKEVIEYLKNIDTGEYIEIYFGRVHVEGKLMHYNEGLVRLVHEKYGVIEVEIEKILDDLLELAHTNGNKRVVLRFY
- the lysS gene encoding lysine--tRNA ligase → MHWADVIAEKLIEERKADKYIVASGITPSGHIHVGNARETLTADAIYKGLINKGVDAELIFIADTYDPLRKLYPFLPKEFEQYIGMPLSEIPCPEGCCESYAEHFLNPYLESLDDLGVELTTYRADENYKKGLYDEKIKIALDNREKIMEILNKFRANPLPDDWWPINIVCENCGKLKTKVVKYDSEKEEVTYKCEICGFENTVKPYKGRAKLPWRVDWPARWSIFNVTIEPMGKDHAAAGGSYDTGVLIAKEIYNYEPPKKVVYEWIQLKVGDKAIPMSSSKGVVFAVKDWTHIAHPEILRFLLLRSKPTKHIDFDLKKIPDLVDEYDRLEDFYFNNKDKDELSEEEEEKIRIYELSTPKIPESKPFVIPYRFCSIIAQLTYNEEKDDVDMERVFEILRRNNYSIEDIDEFSMKKLKDRLLMARNWALKYGEKLVIIDENEAKEIYEKLKDKQKEWIKYFAEKLKTAEFDALNLHELIYQTAKELGLNPREAFQASYMILLGKKYGPKLGAFLATLGKDFVIRRYSLFE